A window of the Fulvia fulva chromosome 11, complete sequence genome harbors these coding sequences:
- a CDS encoding NADH-ubiquinone oxidoreductase codes for MAGLPTSAMALQRQLCRPSASLATTFAKSTLSTSQYRRNLSDIAITRTGKPIIRVSGGRSSLGGHCVTVFGATGQLGRYIVNRMAKAGCTVVIPYREEMAKRHLKVTGDLGRVVFIEYDLRNTASIEESVRHSDIVYNLVGRDYPTKNFDLEDVHVEGTRRIANAVAKYDVDRFIHVSSHSVHPESPSEFFRTKWQGEQVAREIFPETTIVRPSPLFGFEDRLLHRLAKATNILTANNLQERFWPVHSIDVGKALEAIGLDDNTAGQTFELFGPKQYTMGEISELVDREIFHKRRHVNVPKPVLKLAMGILNKALWWPVGSADEVEREFMDQFIDKNAKTFKDLDIEPGDIANFTYKYLQGYRSSSYYDLPPMTEKEKREEKKYLHVLDDQ; via the exons ATGGCCGGCCTCCCAACGAGCGCAATGGCTCTTCAGCGCCAGCTCTGCCGCCCGTCTGCCTCCCTCGCAACCACCTTCGCCAAATCCACCCTCTCAACCTCACAATATCGCCGGAACCTCTCAGATATCGCTATCACGCGCACTGGAAAGCCCATTATCCGAGTCTCTGGTGGTCGCAGCAGTTTGGGAGGACACTGTGTGACTGTCTTCGGAGCAACGGGACAGCTCGGACGCTACATCGTGAACCGCATGGCAAAGGCAGGATGCACTGTGGTCATCCCATACAGAGAAGAGATGGCGAAGCGGCATTTGAAAGTCACTGGGGATCTCGGACGTGTCGTCTTCATCGAGTACGACCTGCGCAACACTGCTTCGATTGAGGAGTCTGTGCGACACTCAGACATCGTCTACAACCTCGTCGGTCGCGACTACCCTACCAAGAACTTCGATCTCGAGGATGTACACGTTGAGGGAACACGGAGAATAGCGAACGCCGTCGCCAAGTACGATGTTGACCGCTTCATCCACGTCTCATCACACTCCGTCCACCCAGAATCACCCTCGGAGTTCTTCAGGACGAAGTGGCAGGGTGAGCAGGTCGCGCGCGAGATCTTCCCAGAAACCACCATTGTGCGCCCTTCACCGCTCTTCGGCTTTGAAGATCGCCTGCTCCACCGACTGGCAAAGGCTACCAACATCCTGACTGCAAACAACCTGCAAGAACGATTCTGGCCAGTGCATTCAATTGATGTCGGCAAGGCGCTTGAGGCGATCGGCCTGGATGACAACACTGCTGGCCAGACCTTCGAGCTGTTTGGCCCAAAGCAATACACAATGGGCGAGATCTCAGAGTTGGTTGACAGGGAAATCTTCCACAAGAGGCGGCACGTCAATGTGCCAAAGCCAGTCCTGAAGCTCGCTATGGGCATCTTGAACAAGGCGCTGTGGTGGCCAGTGGGTAGCGCAGATGAGGTTGAGAGGGAATTCATGGACCAGTTCATCGACAAGAACGCCAAGACCTTCAAGGATCTTGACATTGAGCCGGGTGACATTGCGAACTTCACATACAAGTACTTG CAAGGATACCGAAGCTCATCATACTACGATCTGCCACCAATGACCGAGAAAGAGAAGCGGGAAGAGAAGAAGTACCTGCACGTTCTCGACGATCAATAG